One part of the Vicia villosa cultivar HV-30 ecotype Madison, WI linkage group LG6, Vvil1.0, whole genome shotgun sequence genome encodes these proteins:
- the LOC131614250 gene encoding uncharacterized protein LOC131614250: MIIGSLNVRGGGSLLKRRRINSIINKGKADIFVIQETKVMLMEESIAKSFWRKDNIGYSFSNSVGRSGGLITLWKEDAVNVLHSFSGDGFLGIKAQWQGNFYYVCNIYSSCDLQRKISLWRVLLDLKNRYVDGDWIMCGDFNAIKNCRERKGRSQNVNVNEMKAFGDFIENCNLVDVPCKGKRFTWYSGDGLSMSRLDRFLISDSIINKWGVVGQSIGDRDVSNHCPVWIVKDNVDWGPKPFKVNNEWFQLKSFLPFVKKSWEEAVVEGRSDFVLKEKFRILKERLKWWNEEVFGRIDLEVEEEVANLNRWDSLLEEADDEGRDEIVRGRKETSSRFWLNLRIKENMILQKSRLAWLNGGDSNSGFFTKL, encoded by the coding sequence ATGATTATCGGATCTTTGAACGTGAGAGGGGGAGGTAGTTTGCTGAAAAGAAGGAGAATTAATTCTATCATAAATAAAGGGAAGGCTGACATTTTTGTAATTCAAGAAACCAAGGTTATGTTGATGGAGGAGTCAATTGCGAAGAGTTTTTGGAGGAAAGACAATATCGGTTATTCCTTCTCCAATTCGGTAGGGAGATCGGGAGGCTTGATTACGTTATGGAAGGAAGATGCGGTGAATGTTTTACACAGTTTTTCGGGGGACGGTTTTTTGGGGATAAAAGCTCAGTGGCAGGgtaatttttattatgtttgcAATATCTATTCTTCTTGTGATCTTCAAAGGAAAATTTCTCTCTGGAGAGTGCTTTTGGATCTTAAAAATAGATATGTGGATGGTGATTGGATTATGTGTGGGGACTTTAACGCCATAAAGAATTGTAGGGAAAGGAAAGGGAGGTCTCAGAACGTAAATGTCAATGAGATGAAAGCTTTTGGTGATTTCATTGAGAATTGCAATTTGGTGGATGTCCCTTGTAAAGGCAAGCGTTTCACATGGTATAGTGGGGATGGCCTATCGATGAGTAGGCTTGATCGTTTTCTCATTTCGGACTCTATTATTAATAAATGGGGAGTGGTGGGGCAAAGTATAGGTGATAGAGACGTTTCAAACCATTGTCCCGTGTGGATTGTCAAGGATAATGTTGATTGGGGTCCAAAACCGTTCAAAGTCAACAATGAATGGTTCCAACTCAAATCTTTTTTACCTTTTGTCAAGAAATCTTGGGAAGAAGCGGTGGTGGAAGGGAGGAGCGATTTTGTTCTTAAAGAAAAATTTCGTATTCTAAAGGAGAGACTCAAATGGTGGAATGAAGAGGTGTTCGGGAggattgatttggaggttgaagaggAGGTGGCGAATTTGAATAGGTGGGATTCTTTGCTTGAGGAGGCGGATGATGAGGGAAGGGATGAAATTGTTAGAGGTAGGAAAGAGACTTCTAGCCGATTTTGGTTGAACTTGAGAATCAAGGAGAACATGATATTACAAAAATCTAGGCTTGCGTGGCTTAACGGTGGGGATTCCAATAGTGgttttttcacaaagttatga